Proteins from a genomic interval of Microbacterium imperiale:
- a CDS encoding low molecular weight protein-tyrosine-phosphatase, translated as MFVCTGNICRSPMADVVFRWFVDQAGLSDRIVSASAGTGDWHVGEPADGRTLAALERRGYDGGRHRARRFTLADFDRSDLVVALDRSHERVLSNWARTTADTDKLGLLMTYDPHAGGDLDVPDPYYGDAGMFDEVLAMIENASRALFRQLEPAIRTTS; from the coding sequence ATGTTCGTCTGCACGGGGAACATCTGCCGGTCCCCGATGGCCGACGTGGTCTTCCGGTGGTTCGTGGACCAGGCGGGCCTGTCGGACCGCATCGTCTCGGCGAGCGCGGGAACCGGCGACTGGCACGTCGGCGAGCCCGCCGACGGTCGCACTCTCGCCGCGCTCGAGCGCCGCGGCTACGACGGCGGGCGGCACCGCGCCCGGCGGTTCACCTTGGCGGACTTCGATCGGTCCGACCTGGTCGTGGCCCTCGACCGGTCGCACGAGCGGGTGCTGTCGAACTGGGCCCGCACGACCGCCGACACCGACAAGCTCGGCCTGCTGATGACGTACGACCCGCACGCGGGCGGCGACCTCGACGTGCCGGACCCGTACTACGGCGACGCCGGGATGTTCGACGAGGTGCTCGCTATGATCGAGAACGCGAGCCGGGCGCTCTTCCGGCAGCTCGAACCCGCCATCCGCACCACGTCCTGA
- the purB gene encoding adenylosuccinate lyase, which produces MTSLPPQPLSPLDGRYAAAVGSLADYLSEAGLNRARVEVEVEWIIALTDRSLFGSAPLSDEQKTQLRGLYRDFGQAEIDWLAAKEAVTRHDVKAVEYLVRDRLSTLGLDAIAELTHFACTSEDINSASYALTVKRAVENVWLPKLRAVIDALGELAREHRDAPMLSRTHGQPATPSTMGKEIAVFAWRLARVAKQIEGGEYLAKFSGATGTWSAHLAAEPDVDWPELSRTFIEGLGIDFNVLTTQIESHDWQVELYDRVRHAGGILHNLATDIWTYISLGFFAQIPVAGATGSSTMPHKINPIRFENAEANLEISGGLFSTLASTLVTSRMQRDLTDSTTQRNIGVAFGHSLLALDNLQRGLTEISLSRDVLLADLDANWEVLAEAIQTVVRAEIAAGRSNITDPYALLKDLTRGRRVGAPELAEFVRGLDIGDAAKERLLALTPAGYAGLADALVSRLG; this is translated from the coding sequence GTGACCTCTCTGCCCCCGCAGCCCCTCAGCCCCCTCGACGGACGCTACGCCGCCGCGGTCGGCTCGCTCGCCGACTACCTCTCGGAGGCGGGACTCAACCGCGCCCGTGTCGAGGTGGAGGTCGAGTGGATCATCGCGCTCACCGACCGGTCGCTCTTCGGCAGCGCGCCGCTGTCGGACGAGCAGAAGACCCAGCTGCGCGGGCTGTACCGCGACTTCGGTCAGGCCGAGATCGATTGGCTCGCCGCGAAGGAGGCCGTCACGCGTCACGACGTCAAGGCCGTCGAGTACCTCGTCCGCGACCGGCTCTCGACCCTCGGGCTCGACGCGATCGCCGAACTGACGCACTTCGCCTGCACGAGCGAGGACATCAACTCGGCCTCGTACGCCCTGACGGTCAAGCGCGCCGTCGAGAACGTCTGGCTGCCGAAGCTCCGCGCCGTCATCGACGCACTCGGCGAACTCGCCCGCGAGCACCGCGACGCACCGATGCTGTCACGTACCCACGGCCAGCCGGCGACGCCCTCGACGATGGGCAAGGAGATCGCCGTGTTCGCCTGGCGTCTGGCGCGGGTGGCCAAGCAGATCGAGGGCGGCGAGTACCTCGCGAAGTTCTCCGGTGCGACCGGCACGTGGTCGGCGCACCTGGCCGCGGAGCCGGATGTCGACTGGCCCGAGCTCTCGCGCACCTTCATCGAGGGCCTGGGCATCGACTTCAACGTGCTGACGACGCAGATCGAGTCGCACGACTGGCAGGTCGAGCTCTACGACAGGGTGCGCCACGCCGGTGGCATCCTGCACAACCTCGCGACCGACATCTGGACCTACATCTCGCTCGGGTTCTTCGCGCAGATCCCCGTCGCGGGTGCGACCGGGTCGTCGACGATGCCGCACAAGATCAACCCCATCCGATTCGAGAACGCCGAGGCGAACCTCGAGATCTCGGGCGGACTGTTCTCGACCCTCGCCTCGACGCTCGTCACGAGCCGGATGCAGCGCGACCTGACCGACTCGACGACGCAGCGCAACATCGGCGTCGCCTTCGGTCACTCGCTGCTCGCGCTCGACAACCTGCAGCGCGGCCTGACCGAGATCTCGCTCTCGCGCGATGTTCTGCTCGCCGACCTCGACGCCAACTGGGAGGTGCTCGCCGAGGCGATCCAGACCGTCGTGCGCGCCGAGATCGCCGCCGGTCGCTCCAACATCACCGACCCCTACGCGCTGCTGAAGGACCTCACGCGCGGTCGCCGGGTCGGCGCCCCCGAGCTCGCGGAGTTCGTCCGAGGCCTCGACATCGGCGACGCCGCGAAGGAGCGCCTGCTCGCCCTGACCCCCGCCGGCTATGCCGGCCTGGCCGACGCCCTGGTGTCACGCCTGGGTTGA
- a CDS encoding amino acid transporter: protein MSGEHPTRRELMRPVQLVGLAFVAAVFSGVITLVSMGAFQSIPQEDAARAVVVALIVAGVAFIATLLIIALLMLAVDPAQVNKSVDRPVLYPDESETPDDPTPGSSSSTPRH from the coding sequence GTGAGCGGCGAACACCCCACCCGCCGCGAGCTCATGCGTCCCGTCCAGCTCGTCGGGCTCGCCTTCGTCGCCGCCGTGTTCTCGGGGGTCATCACGCTTGTGTCGATGGGGGCGTTCCAGTCGATCCCGCAGGAGGATGCCGCGCGCGCCGTCGTCGTGGCCCTCATCGTCGCCGGTGTCGCCTTCATCGCGACGCTGCTGATCATCGCGCTGCTGATGCTCGCGGTCGACCCGGCTCAGGTGAACAAGAGCGTCGACCGCCCCGTGCTGTACCCCGACGAGTCCGAGACCCCCGACGACCCGACCCCCGGTTCGTCCTCCTCGACTCCGCGTCACTGA
- a CDS encoding acyl-CoA synthetase has product MSAASAVRTFEVRHVQLARALFAAVAAVMITFSPDHSAVVGMSVFSGFATATAIIFLVSAWLVHPAGRRTVPIALGGVTLIAAILGGIPVLRAPVGFFAVVIGWAAVTGAIELVAGIRRRRTDAVARDEILIGAVTIALVAGLLLVNPAYSLEYFIAEAGGAFTLTGITIGVGLFGGYAAIVAVFLGIAGFSPRHDEHTASVTAAPAASASSTPSNPEVAS; this is encoded by the coding sequence GTGTCCGCAGCATCCGCCGTCCGCACCTTCGAAGTGCGGCATGTGCAGCTCGCGCGTGCGCTCTTCGCCGCCGTCGCCGCGGTGATGATCACCTTCTCGCCGGATCATTCGGCCGTCGTGGGGATGTCGGTGTTCAGCGGTTTCGCCACCGCGACCGCGATCATCTTCCTCGTCAGCGCGTGGCTCGTGCACCCCGCCGGGCGGCGGACGGTGCCGATCGCGCTCGGTGGGGTCACCCTGATCGCCGCGATCCTCGGGGGTATCCCCGTGCTGCGCGCACCCGTCGGCTTCTTCGCCGTCGTGATCGGCTGGGCCGCGGTCACCGGCGCCATCGAGCTCGTCGCCGGCATCCGGCGTCGTCGCACCGACGCTGTGGCACGCGACGAGATCCTCATCGGTGCGGTCACCATCGCGCTGGTTGCAGGTCTGCTGCTGGTCAACCCGGCGTACAGCCTCGAGTACTTCATCGCCGAGGCCGGCGGCGCCTTCACCCTGACCGGCATCACGATCGGCGTCGGCCTCTTCGGCGGCTACGCCGCGATCGTCGCCGTGTTCCTCGGCATCGCCGGGTTCTCGCCGCGCCACGATGAGCACACCGCGAGCGTGACGGCCGCGCCTGCGGCATCCGCATCGTCCACCCCCTCGAACCCGGAGGTCGCATCGTGA
- a CDS encoding NADP-dependent oxidoreductase: MKALTYSEFGGNDRFEITERDMPHIGPDTLVVRVVAAGLNPVDYKVREGYLQGLIDTQLPAVPGWDVAGVVEKTGLDTPEFQVGDEILAYARADLVSGGSVAEYMAVPVRTATRKPENLGFTEAAAIPLTGLTALQAIERSAVSEGSTVLIHGAAGGVGSFGVQLARLRGARVIGTASERNHDYLRELGAEPVTYGDGLAERVRAIAPEGVDVVLDFAGGSSLDSTAEVLREGGVVTSIADPRAASEFGGNYIWVRPDAAQLAELARLAADGSLRVEVAETFPLDDAAAAYARLEEGHTRGKIVVTV; the protein is encoded by the coding sequence ATGAAGGCACTGACGTATTCCGAGTTCGGCGGCAACGACCGCTTCGAGATCACCGAACGAGACATGCCCCACATCGGCCCCGACACGCTCGTGGTGCGCGTGGTCGCCGCCGGGTTGAATCCCGTCGACTACAAGGTCCGCGAGGGCTACCTGCAGGGACTCATCGACACGCAGCTGCCCGCCGTCCCGGGATGGGATGTCGCGGGAGTGGTCGAGAAGACGGGGCTCGACACCCCGGAGTTCCAGGTCGGCGACGAGATCCTCGCCTACGCGCGAGCCGACCTCGTCAGCGGCGGCTCGGTCGCGGAGTACATGGCGGTGCCGGTGCGCACGGCCACCCGCAAGCCCGAGAACCTCGGCTTCACCGAAGCGGCGGCGATCCCCCTCACGGGTCTCACGGCGCTGCAGGCGATCGAGCGGTCGGCGGTGAGCGAAGGGTCCACGGTCCTGATCCACGGCGCCGCCGGTGGCGTGGGATCGTTCGGCGTGCAGCTCGCCCGCCTGCGGGGAGCGCGCGTGATCGGAACCGCCTCGGAGCGCAACCACGACTACCTCCGCGAGCTCGGAGCCGAGCCCGTGACGTACGGCGACGGGCTCGCCGAGCGGGTTCGGGCCATCGCACCCGAAGGTGTCGACGTCGTGCTCGACTTCGCCGGCGGCAGCTCGCTCGACTCGACGGCCGAGGTACTGCGCGAGGGCGGGGTCGTGACGTCGATCGCCGACCCGCGGGCGGCATCCGAGTTCGGCGGCAACTACATCTGGGTGCGTCCGGATGCCGCTCAGCTCGCTGAGCTCGCGCGGCTCGCGGCCGACGGCTCGCTGCGGGTCGAGGTTGCCGAGACGTTCCCCCTCGACGATGCCGCCGCCGCCTACGCGCGCCTCGAAGAGGGGCACACGCGGGGCAAGATCGTCGTCACGGTCTGA
- a CDS encoding GIY-YIG nuclease family protein produces the protein MPTVLGEMPFPCRVCGAREGERSKASEPWCCARCGWRLGDAPDADLPRPVVEVVYYLRYAARVKIGTSTRPKQRLAAIRHDELLAFERGGRAVEQARHREFGDLREGGEWFTLDGALVTHIQALRAAASDPWAAYDRWLGDALRAASS, from the coding sequence GTGCCCACCGTCCTCGGCGAGATGCCGTTCCCGTGCCGCGTCTGCGGTGCGCGTGAAGGCGAGCGCTCGAAGGCGTCCGAGCCGTGGTGCTGCGCCCGCTGCGGGTGGCGCCTCGGCGATGCTCCCGATGCCGACCTGCCGCGGCCGGTCGTGGAGGTCGTCTACTACCTCCGTTACGCCGCCCGCGTGAAGATCGGCACGAGCACCCGACCGAAGCAGCGGCTGGCCGCCATCCGCCACGACGAGCTGCTGGCGTTCGAGCGGGGCGGTCGAGCCGTCGAACAGGCGAGGCATCGCGAGTTCGGCGACCTGCGCGAGGGCGGCGAGTGGTTCACACTCGACGGTGCGCTCGTGACGCACATCCAGGCTCTGCGAGCGGCTGCATCCGACCCGTGGGCCGCCTACGACCGGTGGCTGGGCGACGCGCTGCGCGCGGCATCATCGTGA
- a CDS encoding alpha/beta fold hydrolase — MSISAASGLTELPDPRYVLVGEDGHRIATYSWGEDDRPTVVLVHGFASNTRDNWVSTGWVRDLQRAGFRVLGLDQRGHGASDKPHRPQDYDLHQLASDVEAVLDTYLVDTAAYVGYSLGARVGWEVLQDFSSRITRGVLGGVPDGIPLARLDIDQVRALVENGTPVTDPVTQNYVRLTERVPGNDLRALLAIAGGMRASGTVDPDPEHAPGQPVLFATGSLDGIIEGSKALASATPQGRFVEIPDRHHFNAPGSRVFRQTAIEFLTEA, encoded by the coding sequence GTGAGCATTTCCGCCGCCTCCGGCCTGACCGAGCTGCCCGATCCCCGTTACGTCCTGGTGGGCGAGGACGGGCACCGCATCGCGACGTATTCGTGGGGCGAGGACGATCGACCCACGGTCGTGCTGGTGCACGGCTTCGCCTCGAACACCCGTGACAACTGGGTGTCTACGGGATGGGTCCGCGATCTGCAGCGCGCGGGGTTCCGGGTGCTCGGACTGGATCAGCGGGGGCACGGCGCGAGCGACAAGCCGCATCGCCCTCAGGACTACGACCTGCATCAGCTCGCCTCCGACGTCGAAGCGGTGCTCGACACCTACCTCGTCGATACCGCTGCCTATGTCGGATACTCCCTGGGCGCACGCGTCGGGTGGGAGGTGCTGCAGGACTTCTCGTCGCGCATCACGCGAGGTGTGCTGGGTGGCGTTCCCGACGGCATCCCGCTCGCCCGCCTCGACATCGACCAGGTTCGCGCCCTCGTCGAGAACGGCACCCCGGTCACCGATCCCGTGACCCAGAACTACGTGCGCCTCACCGAACGCGTTCCCGGCAACGACCTGCGCGCGCTGCTCGCGATCGCCGGCGGGATGCGCGCGTCGGGCACCGTGGATCCCGACCCCGAGCACGCACCGGGCCAGCCGGTTCTGTTCGCGACGGGCTCGCTCGACGGCATCATCGAGGGCTCGAAGGCGCTCGCTTCGGCGACGCCGCAGGGTCGCTTCGTCGAGATCCCCGACCGCCACCACTTCAATGCCCCGGGCTCGCGGGTGTTCCGGCAGACGGCGATCGAGTTCCTCACCGAGGCCTGA
- a CDS encoding DUF3140 domain-containing protein, whose protein sequence is MSEENDDQTRHEFRDVVNMAPAELEKWLDSDESQSVGQKDGGGESTGHQSGRRIVELLRTKKDDLTDSDVQHMRKVVGYVRRHLAQRPSGDITETPWRYSLMNWGHDPAKE, encoded by the coding sequence ATGAGCGAGGAGAACGACGACCAGACCCGCCACGAGTTCCGCGATGTCGTGAACATGGCACCCGCCGAGCTGGAGAAGTGGCTCGACAGCGACGAATCACAGAGTGTGGGGCAGAAAGACGGAGGCGGTGAATCGACAGGCCACCAGTCGGGACGGCGCATCGTCGAGCTCCTACGGACGAAGAAGGACGATCTGACCGACTCCGATGTGCAGCACATGCGCAAGGTGGTCGGGTACGTGCGCCGGCACCTCGCCCAACGGCCGTCGGGCGACATCACCGAGACGCCGTGGCGGTACTCGCTCATGAACTGGGGCCACGACCCCGCCAAGGAGTGA
- a CDS encoding HNH endonuclease produces MATMGGSDGVGLSPHAGALGAFAEALDAAHAGDVALMRALAEIGRSALRVAHVDGVRGMASDMELRSVAAEAAGLAGRSDRRLQHDIDHAMTIVDDYPAAFTAWENRRITRDHVEVIVKAGTVVPAEVRPAFEEAAIEICKRDIAVRVKEPLRALAERMHPRDFTQRHRDAAAGRCVRVLPGADGMSDLIATLPTVIAAGMLDRLTQMGQSVKDARAAGAAGTGEPGAATAGADPAGAAFGEAAAASSGQPEEPDTRTMDQLRADALADLVLAGAPAVDPTYGTDAPGPLGAIRARVQVVVTADTLTGTDHGPAGAVGTGLVDADTARELAGQTASWDRLFIDPITRTPVEIDTYRPTASMRRLLQARDQHCRFPGCRRAAIRCEIDHTIDHALGGHTHIYNLAHLCQRHHSMKQFTDWKVRQLGGGVLEWTSPGGRIYREDVPIPAVCFTPEPDPPPGARTGHPFDEPPPF; encoded by the coding sequence ATGGCAACGATGGGCGGTAGTGACGGGGTGGGGCTGAGTCCCCATGCCGGTGCACTCGGGGCGTTCGCTGAGGCGTTGGATGCTGCTCACGCCGGGGACGTCGCCCTGATGCGAGCTCTCGCTGAGATCGGGCGGTCGGCGTTGCGAGTCGCGCACGTCGACGGCGTGCGGGGGATGGCGTCTGACATGGAGCTGCGGTCGGTCGCGGCGGAAGCGGCAGGTTTGGCGGGTCGGTCGGACCGCCGGTTACAGCACGACATCGACCACGCGATGACCATCGTCGACGACTACCCCGCCGCGTTCACTGCTTGGGAGAACCGGCGGATCACGCGGGATCACGTGGAGGTGATCGTCAAAGCGGGAACGGTGGTGCCGGCGGAGGTTCGACCGGCGTTCGAGGAAGCCGCAATCGAGATCTGTAAGCGGGACATCGCGGTGCGGGTGAAGGAGCCGCTGAGGGCTTTGGCGGAGCGGATGCATCCGCGGGATTTCACGCAGCGCCACCGAGACGCCGCCGCCGGGCGGTGCGTTCGGGTGCTTCCCGGGGCGGACGGGATGTCGGACCTCATCGCGACCTTGCCCACCGTTATCGCCGCGGGGATGCTGGACCGGCTCACGCAGATGGGCCAGTCCGTGAAGGATGCCCGGGCCGCGGGAGCCGCGGGAACGGGGGAACCGGGAGCCGCCACCGCGGGGGCGGATCCCGCGGGCGCGGCGTTCGGCGAGGCCGCGGCAGCCTCAAGCGGGCAGCCCGAGGAGCCGGATACCCGGACCATGGACCAGCTCCGCGCAGATGCGCTGGCTGATCTCGTCCTCGCGGGTGCGCCGGCGGTCGACCCAACCTACGGCACCGACGCTCCTGGCCCGTTAGGCGCCATTCGGGCGCGCGTGCAGGTCGTCGTCACCGCAGACACCCTCACCGGAACCGACCACGGACCGGCCGGAGCGGTCGGCACCGGGCTCGTCGATGCCGACACGGCCCGCGAACTCGCCGGGCAGACCGCATCCTGGGACCGGCTCTTCATCGACCCGATCACCCGCACTCCGGTCGAGATCGACACCTACCGGCCCACCGCCTCGATGCGACGCCTCCTGCAAGCCCGCGATCAGCATTGCCGGTTCCCGGGATGCCGGCGGGCTGCGATCCGCTGCGAGATCGATCACACCATCGACCACGCCCTCGGCGGGCATACGCACATCTACAACCTCGCCCACCTCTGCCAACGACACCACTCGATGAAGCAATTCACCGACTGGAAAGTCCGGCAACTCGGCGGCGGGGTCCTCGAATGGACATCCCCCGGCGGGCGGATCTACCGCGAAGACGTGCCGATACCTGCCGTCTGCTTCACTCCCGAACCCGACCCACCACCGGGCGCGCGTACGGGCCACCCCTTCGACGAACCGCCTCCCTTCTGA
- a CDS encoding zinc-dependent alcohol dehydrogenase family protein gives MRGVIMHAPRDVRVEDRDDPTIEQPTDAVIRVSAACICGSDLWPYRGDDPVRRPQPMGHEYVGVVEAIGDDVSEVSVGDFVVGSFFASDNTCEICRDGYQSHCVNRVPMGALGTQAERLRVPLADGTLVVVPGSPTESQIRSLLAASDVLGTGWFAAVAAHAGPGKTVAVVGDGAVGLLGVVAARQLGAERIIAMSRHADRQQLARRFGATDIVEERGADGVARIKELTDGLGAHSVIEAVGTQESMMQAIRSTRPGGHVGYVGVSHDVELPGGELFGSGVHLHGGPAPVRQYLPELIELIMAGTIDPGAVFDLVLPLEDAAEGYRAMDERRATKVLLTP, from the coding sequence ATGCGCGGAGTCATCATGCACGCCCCTCGCGACGTCCGGGTCGAGGACCGTGACGACCCCACGATCGAGCAGCCGACGGATGCTGTCATCCGAGTGTCCGCCGCCTGCATCTGCGGCTCCGACCTCTGGCCGTACCGCGGCGACGACCCGGTTCGGCGCCCCCAGCCGATGGGACACGAATATGTCGGCGTGGTCGAAGCGATCGGTGACGACGTATCGGAGGTGTCCGTCGGCGATTTCGTCGTCGGGTCGTTCTTCGCCTCCGACAACACCTGCGAGATCTGCCGCGACGGCTACCAGTCGCACTGCGTCAATCGCGTCCCGATGGGCGCCCTCGGCACGCAGGCCGAGCGCCTGCGGGTGCCGCTCGCCGACGGCACGCTCGTCGTCGTGCCCGGCTCGCCTACCGAGTCGCAGATCCGCAGCCTGCTCGCGGCATCCGACGTGCTCGGCACCGGCTGGTTCGCCGCGGTCGCGGCCCACGCGGGTCCCGGCAAGACGGTCGCGGTCGTCGGCGACGGTGCTGTCGGCCTGCTCGGCGTGGTCGCGGCCCGACAGCTCGGAGCCGAGCGCATCATCGCGATGTCACGTCACGCCGACCGGCAGCAGCTCGCCCGGCGCTTCGGCGCGACCGACATCGTCGAGGAACGCGGCGCCGACGGCGTCGCCCGCATCAAAGAGCTCACCGACGGGCTGGGCGCGCACTCCGTCATCGAAGCCGTCGGCACCCAGGAGTCGATGATGCAGGCGATCCGCTCGACCCGGCCTGGCGGGCACGTCGGCTACGTCGGCGTCTCGCACGACGTCGAACTGCCTGGCGGCGAGCTGTTCGGCTCGGGCGTCCACCTCCACGGCGGCCCGGCCCCGGTGCGCCAATACCTGCCCGAGCTGATCGAGCTGATCATGGCCGGCACGATCGACCCCGGCGCGGTGTTCGACCTCGTCCTCCCCCTCGAGGATGCCGCCGAAGGCTACCGGGCGATGGACGAGCGGCGCGCGACGAAGGTGCTGCTCACCCCCTGA
- a CDS encoding APC family permease, with protein MTNETSAPHADERPGLKRAIGTPLLFAFIVGDTLGAGIYTLVGTMADDVGGVIWLPLLIALVVALLTAGTYAELITKYPHAGGAARYVDKAFGIPFLSFLVGFLMMASGITTAAALANAFTGDYLAALFDIPPIPTAIVFILLLTLINLRGVRESLGANLVASIIEVTGLVIVIVLAAMVLGSGGGEPARIFEFAPDVPPLQGAFAASIVAFFSFLGFEAAANMAEEVKNPSKSYPRALFGAIITAAVIYLLIAVGAVIVVPPTELATSTGPLLEVVTASGFAVPTWLFSLIALVAIANGALLFMVMASRVGYGLAESGLLPRAFGRVLPRRRTPWVSILVVAGATMLLTVLGDIGTLAETTVLLLLLVFLSANVSVLVLKKDRVEHKHFSVPRVVPVLAIIASIVLLTQQTGPVWLATAGYVVVGTVLFFIARAGRRRAERSKASSTN; from the coding sequence ATGACCAATGAGACCAGTGCGCCGCACGCCGACGAGCGGCCCGGACTGAAGCGTGCCATCGGTACGCCCCTTCTCTTCGCGTTCATCGTCGGCGACACCCTCGGCGCGGGCATCTACACGCTCGTCGGGACGATGGCCGACGATGTCGGCGGTGTCATCTGGCTGCCGCTGCTCATCGCGCTCGTCGTCGCACTGCTGACGGCGGGCACGTACGCCGAGCTCATCACGAAGTACCCGCACGCCGGCGGCGCGGCCCGCTACGTCGACAAGGCGTTCGGCATCCCGTTCCTGTCGTTCCTCGTCGGCTTCCTCATGATGGCGTCGGGCATCACGACGGCGGCCGCCCTCGCGAACGCCTTCACCGGCGATTACCTGGCGGCGCTCTTCGACATCCCGCCGATCCCGACCGCGATCGTGTTCATCCTGCTGCTGACGCTGATCAACCTGCGAGGCGTCCGCGAATCGCTCGGCGCGAATCTCGTCGCGTCGATCATCGAGGTGACCGGTCTGGTGATCGTGATCGTGCTCGCAGCGATGGTGCTGGGCAGCGGCGGCGGCGAGCCCGCCCGCATCTTCGAGTTCGCCCCCGACGTCCCGCCGCTGCAGGGCGCCTTCGCCGCGTCGATCGTCGCGTTCTTCTCGTTCCTCGGGTTCGAGGCGGCCGCGAACATGGCCGAAGAGGTGAAGAACCCCTCGAAGTCGTACCCGCGGGCTCTGTTCGGCGCGATCATCACCGCCGCGGTGATCTACCTGCTGATCGCCGTCGGCGCCGTCATCGTGGTGCCGCCCACCGAGCTCGCGACCTCCACCGGGCCGCTGCTCGAGGTCGTCACGGCGAGCGGCTTCGCGGTGCCCACGTGGTTGTTCAGCCTGATCGCGCTCGTGGCGATCGCCAATGGCGCGCTGCTGTTCATGGTGATGGCCAGTCGTGTGGGTTACGGCCTGGCCGAGTCGGGGCTGCTGCCGCGGGCGTTCGGGCGCGTGCTGCCCCGCCGCCGTACGCCGTGGGTGTCGATCCTCGTGGTCGCCGGCGCGACCATGCTGCTGACCGTTCTCGGCGACATCGGCACCCTGGCCGAGACGACGGTGCTCCTGCTGCTGCTGGTCTTCCTCTCGGCCAACGTGAGTGTGCTCGTGCTGAAGAAGGACAGAGTCGAGCACAAGCACTTCTCGGTGCCGCGCGTGGTGCCGGTGCTCGCGATCATCGCCAGCATCGTGCTGCTGACGCAGCAGACCGGCCCGGTGTGGCTCGCCACTGCGGGCTACGTCGTCGTGGGGACGGTGCTGTTCTTCATCGCCCGCGCCGGCCGCCGTCGCGCTGAGCGTTCGAAGGCGTCGTCCACGAACTGA
- a CDS encoding EI24 domain-containing protein, translating to MPDTAPPVAARGGIRSFVTGVGDLGRGFAFWSRRPGAMALGLVPAAIVGVVLIAGLIALSAFLPDIVDTITPFADGWPTLWASVVRIAAGTALLGGAIVLVVVSFTALTLLVGEPFYDRIWRAVETDLGGAVPGGDSGFWRSVRDAISLIARGVLAALLAGVVGLVPVVGGALGSVTAVTLTGWLLADELTSRALAARGIHATERRRLRRAHRARYLGFGVATQLCFLIPLGAVAAMPAAVAGSTRLVRSILAARDA from the coding sequence ATGCCCGACACCGCTCCCCCCGTCGCCGCACGCGGCGGCATCCGCTCGTTCGTCACGGGCGTCGGCGACCTCGGGCGCGGATTCGCGTTCTGGTCGCGGCGACCCGGCGCCATGGCGCTGGGTCTCGTCCCCGCGGCGATCGTCGGCGTCGTGCTGATCGCAGGGCTCATCGCGCTCAGCGCCTTTCTGCCCGACATCGTCGACACGATCACCCCGTTCGCCGACGGCTGGCCGACGCTGTGGGCGTCGGTCGTCCGCATCGCGGCGGGCACGGCGCTGCTCGGCGGCGCGATCGTGCTGGTCGTCGTGTCGTTCACCGCCCTGACGCTGCTGGTCGGCGAGCCGTTCTACGACCGGATCTGGCGGGCGGTCGAGACCGACCTCGGCGGGGCGGTGCCGGGCGGCGACAGCGGCTTCTGGCGATCCGTCCGCGACGCGATCAGCCTCATCGCCCGCGGCGTGCTGGCCGCGCTGCTCGCCGGTGTCGTCGGACTGGTCCCGGTCGTCGGCGGCGCGCTCGGGTCGGTCACCGCGGTCACACTCACGGGCTGGCTGCTCGCCGACGAGTTGACCTCGCGCGCGCTCGCGGCACGGGGCATCCACGCCACCGAGCGACGACGCCTGCGGCGAGCGCACCGCGCCCGATACCTCGGCTTCGGCGTCGCGACCCAGCTCTGCTTCCTGATCCCGCTCGGCGCGGTCGCCGCGATGCCGGCGGCGGTGGCGGGGTCGACCCGCCTCGTCCGCTCGATCCTCGCGGCCCGCGACGCCTGA